CAGGCGTACCTTGTTCGGGATCGGCCTTGCTGCCGAAGATGAGCCTCAAGCCGACGGCGATCATGATGAAGGATACGATGGCAACGGGAAGCATATACTTGATCTCCAGATAGACGCTGTACAGCTCCTTCGAATTTTCCGCCAACACCTTCGCTGCCAATTGATCGACGAGGTACAGCACGCCGAAGGTCAGCAGTGCGATGCCGATCCAGCGCTGATACCGGATGAATTGCGTGAGCACCGGCTCATCGCGGAGCACGCCGCGTTCATAGCGGCCGGCCTGATGCAGCGCATCGAAGAAGGCGAAGCACCAGAGCAGCGGGAGCAAGAAGAAGAACAGGGACAGCCGGAAATGATCCATGATATAGATGATCAGCAGAAAACCGGCCATCAGCTGCAGACCGCGCATCTGCAGGCCCAGGTAGAGATGCCCCAATCCCGGGAAGATCGAGAGCGCAAGGGCGAGCACCTTGTTCTTGCGGCCCGATCCGATCTGGGACTCCAGATCCTGAAAGAGCGAGCGGTCATCGATGGACTCACCGCGCTGCTTGGCGGACATGCAATGGGCAGCATCGAAGATACTGTAGATCCAAATCACCGGCAGCCCGAGCAGGAAGACCAGCAGGGCGCCGCTGTTTACCACTACGCTGAGGAAGATGATGACGGCTGCCAGGCCGACAAATGAGATCAAGAAGGTGATGCCCCGCTGCATGAGACCGATGCTCATATGGCCAAGCCCGGGGATCAGCGACAGCACGATGACGCGGGATCGCTCGCGCTGCTGCTCATAGGATGTGAGCGCCTCGGGCGAATGAAGATGACCGGGCGAGGGGGCAAAGGCTTTGCCGCTGACCAGAGAGATGATCATATCGAGCATATTGACAGCCCAGCTCAGGAATGAACAAGTGAGCAAGATCAATCCGATCTCGCTGTCAAGATCGCCCGCTGCCCAGATGAACAGCAGCAGCCCCAGAGGTCCGAAGAAAGCTCCTCCGTACAGCAGTCCGCGGATGGACCTGCCGAGATAGGCATGGCCTGCTCCGGGGATGAAGCTGAGGAAGAACGCGGTTAGTGGATTTTTGTTCATAGGGATTTCCTGCCTCTCCTTATTATTGTTGATCGAATCGATAAGCCTTTTATTGTTGATCGAATCGATAAGCCTTCAACCGATCCAGCCAATCGCCGGTTCGGTTCATCAGTTGTTCCGACCAGGATTCCTGCGAAGCAGGATTCAAGATCGTCGACGGATGCTGGGATGAACGCTGTTCGACAGCTGCACTCATCTCCAGCTCAGCAAGTTTCAACGCAACGTTCGAGAAAGCCCCGCTGATGAACAGGATGAGAGTGATCGAAGCGGCGACCGCATACTGCACAGATGTGCGCTGCAGCCAGCGAACACGGCGCCGAACGGGCTTCTTCCTGTCCGCATGAAGCTGGGAGATGACGCGCTCTTCGAGCCGATGCAGATCCTTTGCGGAAAGCTGCAC
The sequence above is drawn from the Insulibacter thermoxylanivorax genome and encodes:
- a CDS encoding zf-HC2 domain-containing protein, producing the protein MKDAHITRTMMERYVLGQLSEDERKCIDEHLLTCDRCLQQLMEAEPLLGPQVQLSAKDLHRLEERVISQLHADRKKPVRRRVRWLQRTSVQYAVAASITLILFISGAFSNVALKLAELEMSAAVEQRSSQHPSTILNPASQESWSEQLMNRTGDWLDRLKAYRFDQQ